The Bacteroidia bacterium genomic interval ACTTGTATAATATCATCCGAAAGCTTGGCCTTCTTTCTCTGTAGATTGAGAATCTTCTCCTCAATGCTATCACGCGTGATGAATTTATAATAGAAGACCGTTCGCGTCTGGCCGATTCTGTGAGATCGGTCAATCGCCTGATTTTCTACTGCCGGGTTCCACCAGGGATCGAGAATGAATACATAATCAGCCGCTGTAAGATTAAGGCCAACGCCTCCTGCCTTTAAACTGATCAGGAATACTTTTATATCCTTGTCATTCTGGAAAGTATCTACGGGGGTCTGGCGGTCTTTGGTGCCTCCATCCAGGTAGTTGTACTTGATCCCTTCTTTATCCAGGTCATTGCGGAGGAGGGTGAGTACTTTTACAAACTGAGAAAAGATCAGCACTTTGGAGCGCTTTTTCCCAAGGATCTGCTTCAGCAATCTTTTTACTTCCTGGTATTTACCTGAATTTTCCAGCTCAAATTTTTCCGGCTCAATGATTCGGGGGTGTATCGCGATCTGACGAAGCTTCTGAAGTCCAGCCAGGATATTGAGTTTATTCTTTTTCCAGGCTCCTTGCGTAATAAGATCCATGAGGTAGTTTCTGTAGGAACTACGCGTGTCTTCATAGAAATCTTTTTGCTCATCGGTCATCTCACAATAATGGAGCTTCTCGATACGTGGAGGCAATTCCTTCTCAACCTGGTGCTTCCTTCTTCTCAGGATATACGGATAGATGATACGGCTCAGTTTTGCTGATTGCTTGGTATCAAAATTCTTCTCAATCGGCTGCACATAAAATTTCTTGAAGAAATTATCTGAGCCCAATAAACCCGGATTGAGGAAAGACATTTGAGACCAAATATCCATGACAGTATTTTCTATAGGCGTACCAGATAGAGAAAGCCTATGCTTGGCTACCAGTTTGCGTACTGCCTTGGCCGTTTTGGATTCTGGATTTTTGATATTCTGGCTTTCGTCGAGGATGATGTAGTTGAAAGGAAAAGTCGCCAGTAATTTGATGTCTTGCCTTACCAAACCATAAGTAGTCAGGATTAGGTCATAATCAGCGAATGTTCCTGCATCCTTGGGACGATTGATGCCCGTATGTGTAAATATTTTAAGAGATGGTGTGAATTTTTTTGCTTCGTTTGCCCAGTTGGGAATCAGAGAAGTCGGGAGGACAATTAAAGAAGGGGTGTCTATTCCATCTTCTTTTTCTTTTAACAGGAGACTTAAAGTTTGAAGGGTCTTTCCCAATCCCATATCATCCGCCAGGATGCCGCCCATATTGTGGGCCTTCATAAAATGGAGCCAATTATAGCCTGCTTCCTGATAGCTACGGAGTTTCGCTTTCAATCCTCTGGGAGTCGGAATTTCGGGGATGCCTTCTGTGTTTTTTATGCTATCAAGCATCTTGGAGTGGCCATTGTTTCCTTTTGAAGGGAAATTTAGCAAAGGGGCCTGGTATTTTTTGATTTTCAGGCTTCCCCCATCAGATTCATCCACTTCAGAAACTTCCAACAGATGACGATAATCCGAAAACCAGTGTTCCGGCAAAATAGCAATGCTGTCATCCGGCAATTTGTACTCTCGATTTCCTTTGAGAATATGGCCCCTGAACTTTATGAAAGGGATTTCAAATTTGCCAATTCGAACGATAGCTTTTATATCAAACCAGTCCCCTGATTCCTGGGTTTTAAGTTCTATCTGAGGAATATCCAGGCTAATTTGATAGGAGGGATTTTCCTGTATAATGTTTACCCCTTTGTCCCGGATGAAATCTGCATGCTCAGAAAACCAGGAAAGGGCCTTGTCTTTTTGAATATATTCCCAGGGGCTAAGGCTATTTTTATTTGGGGTGAATTGCTCAAAAAACTCCAGCATTTCTTTTTCCTGCTGGCATTTTCGTTCAATCCGGAAGAATCGGTATTCTTCCCCGTTTTTTTCCATGATGGACTTTACCTTGCCTTCACTTTCCAAAGGAATGCAGTGTTGACCATATTTTACTTCACGCAAAAAGGAAAAACTGGAAGCATCATACTCTTTTACCTTAAGGATAAATTCCGGATCATAGCGGAGGGTCTTTATTTCAAACCCCTTTGCATAAACATCATATTTCTCAATGATCTGGGTAATAAATTTCCGGTAATATTCCTCTTCTTTTTCTTTGGGGATAGCAATAAAGTCCTTTCTGAGGAAAGGTCTCAATTTCTTTCCATCTACATGCTTTTTGAAGGTAAACAACTCATGATTGAGAAGCATCCAGGCAGGCTCAAGGCAGAGAAGAGCAGCTCCCGTTTTCTGGAACTTCACGATCTCTCCATTGAGTTTTACGGTAGGATAGTAGCGGGTGAAATTTTCTTTTTTGCGAAAGTGAAAGAGAGCGGTTGCTTGCTCATCGAGTATGGTAATTTTTTGCTTGGCTGGATATCCATCATTTCCCATTTCAAAGAGGGCCTTTCCTTTGCATAAAGGAAGAATCCTGGCCATCCTTCTTTGAATGAAATTGGTAACGAGTTTTTTCGCCTGTCCTTCAAATTTTTTAGAAAAAAATTCCAGTTCGTTTCGGGGATCCCCTCCAAATTTCTTTACAATAGCTTTGGGAGTCATTTCTGAAATGAGCTTGACAAGCTCTTTGTCATCCTCATCCAACTCTTGCGAGAATTCGGCTATATTGTGGGGGTATAATCCCTGATGAACAAAACTCAGCTCTCCACTGGGAAGGATTTGAACCACATGCGCTGTCATCAGGTATCCCAAATACTCATGGTGGTAAGTAGAGTATACCGGGCAGAAGGGAAGTGTGGCGTCAACGAGGTGCATGGATGTTCAGAAAATACTTTTAATTTTCCCTAATTCGTTTCTCTTAGAAAAAAAGGCAAGATCAAATGTAATAAGAATTTAGATCACGGATAAAAAAATATTAAAAAAAACGTCATTTCTTTGAGAAAAAAATGCCGAAAACCGTAAAATTTCATCAAATAAGAAAATATGAAGCACTTTGTCGCTATAATCCTCATTTTCAGTGCCTTTCAGCTACAAGCACAGATTACCATTGATAATAATGATATGCCCAGTCCTGGTTATTGGGCGAGATTGAGCGTTGCTGATACGGTCTTTCAGCCTGATTTGCAGACAGTTGGGGCAAACCTAAACTGGGATTTCACCGGAATGAATGCTGTTACCCAAAGGAAGGACACCTTTGGCAGTGTTAATGACATTCCTATCCTGATCAGATTGCTGTTTTTAAGTTCTAATCTTGTTAGAATTCAGGAAACTCCTGATTCTTTGGGAGGAATAGCCCTGAGTGAAGGCTATCAGTTTTTTAGAAAAACAAATTCCCGATATGAAAATAATGGTCTGGGGGGAACGATAAATGGAATACCTTTCGGACTATCTAACAATCCTGACGATATCATCTATCGTTTTCCCTTGAACTACCAGGACGTTGATTCTTCAGAGTCATTGGCTCAATTGAATATTCCTGGAGTATTTTATATAGAACGAAGCGTGAAAAGATGGAATGAAGTTGATGCCTGGGGGCAACTGGAAACGCCCTATGGTACCTTCAATACCTTGCGCGTTAAAACCACGATTCAGGAATCAGATTCTATCGCTGCAGATACGATTTCCTTCCGTATCAATGTGCCCACGAGAAGAGAATACAAATGGCTGGCTAAGGAAGAGAAAATTCCCATCATGACGGTGAATACGATACTAGTTGGGGGGAATGAAGTTCCTGCCGGTATTCAATATGTGGATTCCCTGCGAAATACTGGTGGGACGACTGCTGTCGCTGAGGAGCTAAGCTCTATTGCCAAGATGTATCCCAATCCCACTTCAGACCTGCTTAATCTGGAAATCCTGGAGCAATTGGGAGAAGATGCTCGAATCGAAGTATATGACCTGAGAGGGCAAAAATTGATGGATCAAAACCTGGTTTACGGAATCAATCAGCTTATGCTGGGAAATATGCCCAGGGGCATTTATCACCTTCGGATCATCAGTAAAAAGAAAAGTTATACGGGTTCTTTATTAAGGCGATAAGCACTAAAAGGGAACACTGCTATCTCCGCCTCCACCTCCGCTAGCCGGATCATTCATTTTAGAAGGCAGGGTAATGGTGTTTCCTCCACCTGCATCCATACCAAAGGCATCAAAATCAGAAGTGCCTCCCTGTGTCCAGTCTCCGAACTTACCGTACTTGCCGATAAATTGCATATCGACATTTCCTGTAGGGCCATTTCTTTGTTTGGCTATGATAAGCTCAGCCTTTCCTAAGGTTGAGTTGCCTTCATCATCTGTTTCAAAGCCATAATACTCTGGACGATAGAGGAACATAACGATATCCGCATCCTGCTCAATAGATCCAGATTCCCTCAAGTCACTCAATACCGGGCGTTTGTCTCCTCCCCGGCTTTCCACAGCACGACTCAACTGAGAAAGTGCGATCACACAGACATCCAGTTCTTTTGCCAATTCTTTCAGAGATCGCGAAATGGCTGCAATCTCCTGTTCACGATTACCTCCTTTATTTGAAGGTCCGGTCATCAACTGCAAATAGTCAATGATGACCATGCTGATATTTTTCTCAGCCTTAAGTCTTCGGCATTTGGCTCTAAGGTCCCAAATGGAGAGGGCAGGGGTATCATCAATAAATATTTCGGTCTTACTCAAAGATCCGATTCGAGTAATCAGCTGCTTCCACTCATAATCTTCCAGGCGACCGGTACGAACCTTTTGGGCATCGAGCTCTGCTTCTGAAACAATCAAACGTTGGGTCAACTGAACAGCCGCCATCTCCAGTGAGAAGAAAGCTACGGCTTCTCCAAAACGAAGGGAAGCATTTCTGGCCAGGGTAAGGGTGAAAGCAGTTTTACCCATTGCAGGTCTTGCTGCAATGATTACGAGGTCAGTCTTGTTGAAACCAGCCGTCATTTTATCCAGCTCAACAATACCGGATGGAATACCGGTAACACTGCTGTCTTTTCCCCTCATTTCCTCAAGGCGCTCCAAGGTCTTCATCACCAATTCAGGCATCCCAAGGTAATTTCTCCTCAAGTTGGTTTCAGAAATTTCGAAGAGAGATTGCTCGGTTTGATCCAATAAATCAAACACATCCGTGGTTTCATTGTAGGCATCCTTTACTACCTGATCTGAAACGATGATAAGCTGCCGAAGAATAAATTTCTCAGCGATTACACGAGCATGGTATTCAATATTGGCCGCAGAGGCTACCCGCGAGGTCAATTCTGTAAGATAAAAGGCACCTCCGGCTTCCTGTAGTTTGCCTTCTTTTTTTAAGGCATTTTTGACTGTAAGGATATCAATGGGCTCTGAATTCTGAAAAAGGGCAAGAATCTGCTCAAAAATGACCTGGTTGGCATCTTTATAGAACATATTGGGCTTGAGGATATCCATGATCCGGTGCAGGGCATCCTTTTCCAACAATAGGGCTCCCAACACAGCTTCTTCCATATCCAGAGACTGGGGAGGTAGTTTTCCACCTAAAGGAGAAGTAGAAAGGCTTTGGACCTTACCTTGTGCAGTATTTGGGTTACTGTACTTGCTCGGAGTACGCTTGCTGTTCTCAGCCATAGAGGAATCTATGTTAGATGTTTATTCCAGGACAAAAGGGCTCAAATATACGAAAAGGAATATTCGACAAACAATCCTTTTTCCTGAACGGTTGCTGCATATTTTTATTCTATTACGCATTTTTAAGCAGTCCTCTTTTTTTCCACAAATATTGACTTTGGCATAAGCCGCCTAGCATAAGGAAATTAAGTTCGAAGGAGATTTATTCACAGTAATTCACAAGTCTGGGGAAAGAATGTGGATAAGTATTGGATAAGTATTCTTCTTTCGCCCCCACTCAATCTGCGTGAACGGGAATTTCCTGCTTGCGCTTTATATTGTAGTAAAGATAAGAATATTAGCGAAAGCGAGCTAAATTTATTTACATGTACCCCTAAAAGACAGGCATTATTTTAAGCACTCATTTCGTATATTTGCCTGCCTGTTTTTAAAAAGAGGAAACACTATGTTTAACTTTTTCAATAAGAAAGAAAATAAGGATAAGCTCGACAAGGGCCTGGAGAAGACCAAGGTCGGCTTGATGGGAAGACTTAATCGTGCGATCCTGGGTAAATCCAAAGTCGATGAAGAGGTCCTGGATGAGCTGGAAGAGGTCTTGATTGCGAGTGATGTGGGGGTGAAAACTACAGTTCGAATCATCGAACGTATTGAAAGCCGGGTTTCTGATGATAAGTATACCAGTGCAAAAGAACTGGATTATATCCTGAAAGATGAAATAGAAAAACTAATTCTGGAAAACCATCCGGAAAGTCTCAACTATTTTGAAATACCTGAGATCAGGAATGAAGGCCAAAAGCAGCCCTACGTGATCATGGTGGTGGGAGTAAATGGTGTGGGCAAGACAACCACAATCGGCAAACTGGCGCACAGATGGAGAGATCAGGGGAAATCGGTCTTGATGGGTGCTGCAGATACCTTCCGTGCCGCCGCAGTTGATCAATTGAAACTATGGGCAGATAGAGTAGGAGCTGATTTTTATTCGAAAGGAATGAATACTGATCCTGCCGCTGTAGCCTATGAGTCGGTAAGGGAAGGCCTGAATAAAAATTCAGATGTAATCATCGTGGATACTGCCGGGCGATTACATACAAAGAGGGGCTTGATGGATGAGCTCTCAAAAATCAAGCGAAGTATGGACAAAGTTATGCCCGGAGCACCACATGAGGTCCTCTTGGTTCTGGATGCAAGTACCGGGCAGAATGCGATTATACAAGCAGAAAAATTTACAGAAGCCACAGACGTAACCTCTTTAGCCTTGACCAAACTTGATGGGACTGCAAAAGGAGGAGTAGTCATTGGTGTTTCGGATCGATTCAAAATACCGGTGAAGTTTATTGGAGTGGGAGAAGGAATGGATGATCTCCAGACTTTTGACCCCAAGGAGTTTATTGATTCTATGTTTGAGCTAAAATCCTGATTGAATGGTCAATAACCTTCCCAAATATAAAAAGCGACAACAAGACAAGATCAATGTGATCACCCTGGGTTGTTCCAAAAATCTGGTAGATTCAGAGGTGCTTCTCTCTCAATTGCATGGCAATGGGATGAGTGCTACCCATGAAGCCGAACAGAGTGATGCAAATGTAGTCGTAATTAATACCTGTGGTTTTATAGATAAAGCCAAAGAAGAATCGGTTAATACGATTTTGGATTATGTGGGTCGAAAAGAAGCAGGTGAGATTGAAAAGGTGGTCGTAACGGGTTGCTTGTCTCAAAGATATAAGGATGACCTTAAAGAGGAGATTCCCGAGGTAGATGCCTGGTTTGGTACACAAGACATGCCGGACCTGGTAAATGAACTGGGCGCTGATTTCAAAAAAGAATTGGTCGGGGAAAGAAATACCAGCACTGATTCTCATTATGCCTATTTGAAAATCGCGGAAGGTTGTAACAGGCCTTGTAGCTTTTGCGCCATTCCCTTGATGCGAGGAAAGCATAATTCCAGGAGTATTGAGTTTTTGGTGAAAGAAGCTGAATTTCTGGTAGCCAAAGGAGTAAAGGAACTGATGTTGATTGCACAGGACCTGACTTATTATGGCATAGACTTGTATGGCGAAAGAAAGCTTAATGAACTGTTACTTGCCTTATGTGAGGTAAAGGGACTAGCGTGGATTCGACTCCATTATGCTTACCCCAGTGGCTTTCCAGTAGAAATTCTTCCTACCATTCGAGAACAAGCAAAGATTTGCAACTACCTGGATATGCCTTTGCAGCATATTTCAGATCCGGTTCTCAAGACTATGCGTCGAGGGATCAATTCCAAAAGAACGCGGGATCTGGTGAAGAGAATCCGGGAAGAAGTTCCAGGACTTGCCTTGAGAACTACCTTGTTGGTTGGACATCCGGGAGAGAGTGAAGAGGACCATCAGGAATTGCTGAAGTTCGTTGAAGAAGCCAGATTTGATCGCCTGGGGGTCTTTACCTATTCTCATGAGGAAAACACCCATGCCGGAGATAAATACGAAGATCTCATCGATGAGGAAACCAAAGAACGGCGAATGGAAGAGGTAATGGAGCTTCAGCAAGGAATTTCTCTGGAAATAAATCGTGGTTATGTAGGCAAAACCTATAAAACCATAATAGATAGAAAGGAATCCGGTTATTATATTGGCAGAACGGAATTTGATTCGCCTGAAGTAGATAATGAAGTCATCGTCCATACAGAAAAAGAACTGGAGATAGGCGCATTCTATCAGGTGGAAATCCAGGATGCCATGGAATATGACCTGATCGGCAAAGTCCTTAGCTAAGACCCCCTTCTCTATGAGAAAATTGCTGCTTTTTATCCTACTTGCTTGCACCTTATTTCAGACTCGGGCACAATCCCCATGGGATTGCGCGGTGAAAAAGGGCCTGGACCTGGGCAGTAATACCCGCCTTTTTCTGGCATACAAATCCAGTTCAAACGCAAACAAAGTATTTAAAGCAGATATACGTTTCCGCCCTAAAGGAAAATACCGGGATTTTCTTCGTAAAGAAACCCGTCTGGAAACCCGGGGAGATAAAATATTTGTTTTACCCTTTAGCCTGCCAAAAGGAGAATATGAGGTAGACATTAGTATTGAAGATGTCGAGCTGGGAAATATGTACCACGTCACCCCTGATGAGGTGTATAAGTGCAGAGAGCAGGAGATCAATATCTCAGATATCTACCTTTCCTATAATCCTTCTGCAGAAAGGGCTTTCGAACAACCACTGGTAAATCTAAGCCTTGATAAAGACAAAGAACAGCTATATTATTTTATTGAACTGCAAACAGCTCGCGCATATTCCAACCTAAACATCAGTGCCTTCCTCTTTAAGGATAAGAATTCTGGAAAACTCAATCTCGAACAAATGGATACCTTTGAATCTATTTATGAGACGAGCCAGAACCTGAGTATGTATAAATTACAACAGGCTCAAATATCGGATATGCTGGAAGTAGGCGACCTCGAACCGGGAGAATACTTGCTGAGTGTGGAGGTTTTTAATGGAGCTACGCGTTTGGGAGGAGTTGATTCTCGCTTTGTGATAGGCGGAGATATCAAAGAACTCATGCGTCAAAGGGGCTATATAGATGATGCCATTCTCATGATGGAATATATTTTGCCCATAGAAGAATTGGAAGCCCTCCTGGACAATCCGGATTATGAAGCAAAAAAGGTAGCTTTTGATAAAATCTGGTTAGAGTTATATGGAGAGGAAGCTGATATTATGATGGAAGAATATTACTCCGCTGTAATTACGGCCAATCAATTATACAATGAGGATCTTCCCGGCAGAAAAGGCTGGCAATCAGACCGGGGGAAGATTTTTATTGAATACGGACAGCCAGAGATTAAAAATGTGACTATCAGGGGAAAAGAATATCAAAGATGGATTTATGCCAAGTGGTCTCTATCTTTTTTATTCGAAAAACGCAACCAAGGATATTACCTCATCGAATAAGAAGGGAATGATCGATACTTTTAAAACCTATTTTCAGCGGCACTTTGCTTTTGATAGTCTTTTTGATAGCAAGGAATCGGGCAAGGCTGCAGAGGCCCCTGAAAAATACGGGCTCAACAAGAGCAAGCAGTTTTTTCTATACTTTCTGAGAGTTTCCCCTTTCCTGTGTGGATTGGGTTTTGGTTTGTCTTTTCTGGAGGCATTTGAAACCAATCATCTGTTTACCCTTGATATTTTTGGTTATCCCCTTATCCTCAATTTCGCCGGAATCCTTAAAATTATCTGCGTAAGTGGATTGATCGGTTTTGGAACCAACTATATTGCAATCAAAATGCTCTTCAGGCCGGTGATCAAAAGACCCATTCTGGGGCAAGGACTTATACCCGCACAAAAAGACCGGATTATCTATACCCTGGCACAAGGAATTTACCGACATGTGCTCAATCAGGATTTGATTCGGAAAAGGGTGGAGGAGACAGGATTGGTGAAAAAAGTCAATAGCCTGGTCATGGATGGAGCCGTGGGACTTTTGCAGGATGATGAATTAAGAGAACACATCAAAAGTATCATCGTCGAATCGATGAATGAATATGCAGAAAGAGAGGATGTGAGAAAGGAAATTGCCGAGATGATCGATACCCGTCTAGAGCAAAACCTGGATAAGGGCCTTAAAAAATTCTTACTGCAGACCTATAAAAAATATAACAAAGAGGATTATGAGGAGGTTATTGAGAAAATAGTGAAAGATCTTCCCCAATTGGCATTGGAAGTAATTGAGAAGCTGGAGGACCAATTGGACCGTGCTGCCGCATATATTAGAAAGGAAAAGGAAGAGACCGCGGAGAAGATTATGGACCTCTTTATAGATCTTTTAAATAAATTGGACATCACCGATCTACTGGCCAAGCAAATGGCTCACTTTAATGAAGCAGAATTAGAGCGCTTGGTCTGGGAGTCGACAAATGAACAATTAAGATATATACAATATTTGGGTACAATATTGGGAATGCTGGGAGGATTGCTGATATGGGCACCTGAATTAATGATTACGGTATATGCCCTCTTGATCGGCATCATCGCAGGCCTTGATTCCCTGCTCTTTAGAATTGCTACTAAGTAAAGGCTTTTGAAAACTCCTACACCAAACATCAAGGCAGATTATCTGTCAGGCGCGGATCTCATACGCCCCTTTATCAATTATCCCCTGAATAAACTGGATTTTAAGCAGGTAGTTGCTGATAAATCCAGGGATGATATTGATAGAGCCCTTTTGCAAGAGGTCCTCAAAGAGCAATATAAAGACTTTGAGCCTTCTGAAAAGACGCAGAGAAACCTTGATATCCTTCATAAGGAAAATACCTATACCGTTACAACCGGACATCAACTGGTTTTATTTGCGGGCCCTCTTTATACTACCTATAAAGTCTTAAGCACGGTTAAACTGGCTGAGCATATCAGCAAAGAAGTTGATGAAGTGGAGGTTGTGCCGGTTTTCTGGATACATACCGAAGACCATGATTTTGAAGAGATCAACCATTATTACAGCAGCTTTTCTCAAAAAAATAGCTATCCAGCCAAATTTCAAAGCCTGGTGGGAAATCATGTTCTGAGCGAGGAAATCGAAGCAATTGTTCCCTCCCAGTTCGAAGGCAAATTAAAAGAAGCATATAAAGCCGGCCTTTCTATGAAAGAAGCCTATCGGCGTTTCGTCTTCGAATTGTTTGATGCCTATGGAGTCCTCATTCTGGATGCGAGCGACGAAAGACTGAAGGCTCGCTTTCAACGGGTTCTCAAACTGGAATTGGGGCAATCCAAATCTTTCACCGAAATCAATAAGACTTCCACCCAATTGGCAGGCCTGGGATATCCGCTACAGATCAATCCTCGCGAGATCAACCTTTTTTACATGGATGATAAGGGCAGGGACCGGATCGTGGCTGAGAACGGACATTATGAAGTCCTGAATCGGGACTTAAGATTCCAGCCCGATGAGATGGATAAACTGATTCAGGAAAATCCGGATCGCTTTAGTCCCAATGTAAGTCTGCGGCCACTCTATCAGGAAATGATTCTGCCCAATTTAGCCTACTTTGGAGGTTGGGGAGAAATCCGGTACTGGGTTCAGTTGAAAGGAGCTTTTGATGCTTTCGGAGTAAACTTTCCCTGTGTGCTGCCACGCATGTCAGCAACTTTTGCCACCGCAGATCAGGAAAAAAGATTAGAGGAACTTGGATTGTCGCTGGCTGATATGCTGAAAAGCAGTCAGGAATTGTATAAGATTCGCACTGCAGACCAATGGGATAGCAGGGAGTTTGAAAAACTTCAGGACCAGATCCTGGAACAAATCAATGCCTACAAAATTCATATTGAAGGCCAACTTTCAGAGACCCTGGCTCGCTCAGCAGAAGCCCTCAAAGTCAAAAGTCAGAAATACCTGAAAAATATGCGAAAAAAGGCGGAACGCGTCATTCGCCATAAATATCCCAAAGCCTATAAAGAGATAGATCAATTAAAGTCCGAAATACAGCCAGACGGTTGGGTACAGGAAAGGATTTTGAGTTTAGCTTCTCTCGAAGGGATCATGAGTCCCAAAGATTTTGTGGAATTTGCCTACCAAAAATGTGATCCCTTAAATTTTGATCACCAATTTTGGATTTTGGGCTAAAATCTGTCCATCTTTCGTGTATGAAAAAGAATCCAGGCGCCAAAAAGACTCCCAAGAAAAAAAGTATTGCCCTCACAGAAGATGATCCCTGGTTAGAACCTTACCTGGATGATATTCTTGCCCGGCGCAAAAGGTGCAGAGATCGCCAGGAAGAAATTACCAAAACCTATGGATCTATGCGTGCCTTTTCGAAAGGGCATGAATACTTTGGGATCAATTATGATGCAAAGGCCCAAGGTTGGTGGTATAGAGAATGGGCGCCTGCTGCCGAGAGATTATCTCTGGTAGGAGATTTTAATGAATGGGATAAAGAAGCCCATATATTAGAAAAGAAAGAAGGAGGAATTTGGGAAATATTTTTACCCAAAGAAGTCCTCAAGCACAAAGATAAGCTCAAGGTCCACATCACAGCGGCAAATGGTTCACACGACCGTATGCCAGCCTATATCAAAAGAGCGGTCCAGGACCCCAATACCTATGACTTTGCCGGTCAGATTTGGGAGCCTGAAAAGGAATTCAAATGGACAGACAAGAAGTTTAAAGTGGATCGTTCCAAGGCTCCTATGATCTATGAGTGTCATACAGGAATGGCGCAGGAAAAAGAAGGTGTCGGTAGCTGGAAAGAGTTCGAAGAAAATATTCTTCCGCGCATCAAAAAACTGGGATACAATGCGATCCAGATGATGGCTGTTCAAGAGCATCCTTATTATGGATCTTTCGGCTATCATGTTTCCAATTTCTTTGCACCTTCATCTCGATTTGGAACACCCGAAGACTTAAAATCTCTGATCAATACAGCTCATAAAATGGGTATTGCCGTAATTATGGATATTGTCCATTCACATGCGGTTAAAAACTTTGCCGAAGGGCTCAACGAACTGGATGGCTCAGATGATCATTATTTTCATTCGGGAGGAAGGGGAGAGCACGAAGGTTGGGATTCCAAACTATTCAATTATGGAAAAGAAGAAGTTCAACGCTTCCTCCTTTCCAATGTTGCCTATTGGCTGGAGGAGTTTCATTTTGATGGCTTCCGTTTTGATGGAGTTACTTCCATCCTCTATTTCCATCATGGGGAGCATGTGAGTTTTGATCATTACGACAAATATTTCAAAGAAGGAGCAGAATGGGATGCTATCACCTATTTGCAATTGGCCAATGAACTCATCCATGAAATCCGTCCAGATGGGATCAGTATAGCCGAAGATATGAGCGGCATGCCAGGTGCCTGCAGGACAGTGGAGGAAGGAGGCCTGGGCTTTGATTT includes:
- a CDS encoding DEAD/DEAH box helicase, with amino-acid sequence MHLVDATLPFCPVYSTYHHEYLGYLMTAHVVQILPSGELSFVHQGLYPHNIAEFSQELDEDDKELVKLISEMTPKAIVKKFGGDPRNELEFFSKKFEGQAKKLVTNFIQRRMARILPLCKGKALFEMGNDGYPAKQKITILDEQATALFHFRKKENFTRYYPTVKLNGEIVKFQKTGAALLCLEPAWMLLNHELFTFKKHVDGKKLRPFLRKDFIAIPKEKEEEYYRKFITQIIEKYDVYAKGFEIKTLRYDPEFILKVKEYDASSFSFLREVKYGQHCIPLESEGKVKSIMEKNGEEYRFFRIERKCQQEKEMLEFFEQFTPNKNSLSPWEYIQKDKALSWFSEHADFIRDKGVNIIQENPSYQISLDIPQIELKTQESGDWFDIKAIVRIGKFEIPFIKFRGHILKGNREYKLPDDSIAILPEHWFSDYRHLLEVSEVDESDGGSLKIKKYQAPLLNFPSKGNNGHSKMLDSIKNTEGIPEIPTPRGLKAKLRSYQEAGYNWLHFMKAHNMGGILADDMGLGKTLQTLSLLLKEKEDGIDTPSLIVLPTSLIPNWANEAKKFTPSLKIFTHTGINRPKDAGTFADYDLILTTYGLVRQDIKLLATFPFNYIILDESQNIKNPESKTAKAVRKLVAKHRLSLSGTPIENTVMDIWSQMSFLNPGLLGSDNFFKKFYVQPIEKNFDTKQSAKLSRIIYPYILRRRKHQVEKELPPRIEKLHYCEMTDEQKDFYEDTRSSYRNYLMDLITQGAWKKNKLNILAGLQKLRQIAIHPRIIEPEKFELENSGKYQEVKRLLKQILGKKRSKVLIFSQFVKVLTLLRNDLDKEGIKYNYLDGGTKDRQTPVDTFQNDKDIKVFLISLKAGGVGLNLTAADYVFILDPWWNPAVENQAIDRSHRIGQTRTVFYYKFITRDSIEEKILNLQRKKAKLSDDIIQVDEEVYKSLEASDLEDLLK
- a CDS encoding T9SS type A sorting domain-containing protein, translated to MKHFVAIILIFSAFQLQAQITIDNNDMPSPGYWARLSVADTVFQPDLQTVGANLNWDFTGMNAVTQRKDTFGSVNDIPILIRLLFLSSNLVRIQETPDSLGGIALSEGYQFFRKTNSRYENNGLGGTINGIPFGLSNNPDDIIYRFPLNYQDVDSSESLAQLNIPGVFYIERSVKRWNEVDAWGQLETPYGTFNTLRVKTTIQESDSIAADTISFRINVPTRREYKWLAKEEKIPIMTVNTILVGGNEVPAGIQYVDSLRNTGGTTAVAEELSSIAKMYPNPTSDLLNLEILEQLGEDARIEVYDLRGQKLMDQNLVYGINQLMLGNMPRGIYHLRIISKKKSYTGSLLRR
- the dnaB gene encoding replicative DNA helicase — encoded protein: MAENSKRTPSKYSNPNTAQGKVQSLSTSPLGGKLPPQSLDMEEAVLGALLLEKDALHRIMDILKPNMFYKDANQVIFEQILALFQNSEPIDILTVKNALKKEGKLQEAGGAFYLTELTSRVASAANIEYHARVIAEKFILRQLIIVSDQVVKDAYNETTDVFDLLDQTEQSLFEISETNLRRNYLGMPELVMKTLERLEEMRGKDSSVTGIPSGIVELDKMTAGFNKTDLVIIAARPAMGKTAFTLTLARNASLRFGEAVAFFSLEMAAVQLTQRLIVSEAELDAQKVRTGRLEDYEWKQLITRIGSLSKTEIFIDDTPALSIWDLRAKCRRLKAEKNISMVIIDYLQLMTGPSNKGGNREQEIAAISRSLKELAKELDVCVIALSQLSRAVESRGGDKRPVLSDLRESGSIEQDADIVMFLYRPEYYGFETDDEGNSTLGKAELIIAKQRNGPTGNVDMQFIGKYGKFGDWTQGGTSDFDAFGMDAGGGNTITLPSKMNDPASGGGGGDSSVPF
- the ftsY gene encoding signal recognition particle-docking protein FtsY, yielding MFNFFNKKENKDKLDKGLEKTKVGLMGRLNRAILGKSKVDEEVLDELEEVLIASDVGVKTTVRIIERIESRVSDDKYTSAKELDYILKDEIEKLILENHPESLNYFEIPEIRNEGQKQPYVIMVVGVNGVGKTTTIGKLAHRWRDQGKSVLMGAADTFRAAAVDQLKLWADRVGADFYSKGMNTDPAAVAYESVREGLNKNSDVIIVDTAGRLHTKRGLMDELSKIKRSMDKVMPGAPHEVLLVLDASTGQNAIIQAEKFTEATDVTSLALTKLDGTAKGGVVIGVSDRFKIPVKFIGVGEGMDDLQTFDPKEFIDSMFELKS